The Parafrankia irregularis genome window below encodes:
- a CDS encoding 1-acyl-sn-glycerol-3-phosphate acyltransferase: protein MRVPPRAVRRLLIDPLFVLFAVVGAMLGAAVAVLGLASAPLDRRLRLSRAAALAAVYLVAETVVIIIGFGLWLVRPLLRARWEQANLALLRATLALLMAAAGRLTRFRLAVQEPPAGSFDCAGRPVLVASRHAGAGDSFALIDLVANRYRRTPRVVLLATLQLDPGIDILLGRLGACFLRAGADGADATAVARINTLAGGLTAGDALVIFPEGANFTVRRRRRVIAGLRRRGQNVRAEVAENLTHVLPPRSAGVLAALDPGTVAGTVVVAHTGLDGLVSPGLLWRALPLATPMTMRWWWFPAGRLPTARAERTDWLTLQWAVVDAWIDAHRPACPSVPHHPQQSPV from the coding sequence GTGAGGGTGCCGCCGCGCGCTGTGCGCCGCCTTCTCATCGACCCCCTGTTCGTTCTGTTCGCCGTCGTGGGAGCAATGCTCGGCGCCGCCGTCGCGGTGCTGGGCCTGGCCAGCGCTCCGCTGGACCGGCGGCTGCGGCTGAGTCGGGCCGCCGCGCTCGCCGCGGTCTACCTGGTCGCCGAGACGGTCGTGATCATCATCGGATTCGGGTTATGGCTGGTTCGTCCGCTGCTGCGCGCGCGGTGGGAGCAGGCCAATCTCGCGTTGCTGCGTGCGACGCTGGCGCTTCTCATGGCGGCCGCGGGCCGGCTGACGCGGTTCCGGCTGGCGGTGCAGGAGCCGCCCGCGGGGTCGTTCGACTGCGCCGGTCGACCCGTGCTGGTCGCCAGCAGGCATGCCGGCGCCGGCGACTCGTTCGCGCTCATCGATCTGGTCGCCAACCGTTACCGGCGCACGCCGCGGGTCGTCCTGCTCGCCACGCTCCAGCTCGATCCGGGGATAGACATCCTGCTCGGCCGGCTCGGTGCCTGTTTCCTGCGGGCCGGGGCCGATGGCGCCGACGCCACCGCGGTGGCCCGGATCAACACCCTGGCGGGCGGGCTGACCGCCGGTGATGCCCTGGTGATCTTCCCTGAGGGGGCGAACTTCACCGTCCGGCGTCGCCGCCGCGTGATCGCGGGCCTGCGCCGGCGCGGGCAGAACGTGCGGGCGGAGGTGGCGGAGAACCTCACCCATGTGCTCCCGCCGCGCTCGGCCGGAGTGCTCGCCGCGCTGGACCCGGGCACCGTTGCCGGGACGGTGGTGGTCGCCCACACCGGCCTGGACGGTCTGGTCAGCCCGGGGCTTCTCTGGCGGGCCCTGCCCCTGGCGACACCCATGACGATGCGCTGGTGGTGGTTCCCGGCCGGCAGGCTGCCGACCGCCCGTGCGGAACGGACGGACTGGCTCACCCTGCAGTGGGCTGTGGTGGACGCCTGGATCGACGCCCACCGGCCCGCCTGCCCATCCGTCCCGCACCACCCGCAGCAGTCCCCGGTCTGA
- a CDS encoding LacI family DNA-binding transcriptional regulator, producing MTRRPRRARPPGGPPGVKDVAAAAEVSLDTVSNVLNRPQLVSPRTRQKVEQAMADLGFVRNESARQLRAGHSRSLAYVMLDAANPFFTDVATGIEEVAAAADLVVFLCNSGEEAGREARHLDHLQQHRVHGILITPVNAADERLSRLQEQGTPVVLVDRTAGAFHGCSVFVDDVLGGELAVAHLIEHGHERIAFVGGPGTLSQVRQRRAGALRALENAGLPPDRLIDLSTSALTVAEGRGAAERLAGLPAQRRPTAAFCANDLVALGLLQMCVRLGIAVPDDCAIVGYDDIDFAAAATVPLTSVRQPRRLLGSTAAELLLDEANNPRHQHQQVQFTPELVARASTLGYPARSHIGTNTPAAVM from the coding sequence TTGACCCGGCGGCCCCGGCGCGCCCGGCCGCCCGGCGGGCCCCCCGGCGTCAAGGACGTCGCGGCGGCCGCGGAGGTCTCGCTCGACACCGTCTCCAACGTCCTGAACCGGCCGCAGCTGGTCAGCCCGCGAACGCGGCAGAAGGTCGAGCAGGCCATGGCCGACCTCGGCTTCGTCCGCAACGAGTCCGCCCGGCAGCTGCGCGCCGGCCACAGCCGCAGCCTGGCCTACGTGATGCTCGACGCGGCGAACCCGTTCTTCACCGACGTCGCCACCGGCATCGAGGAGGTCGCCGCGGCGGCCGACCTGGTGGTCTTCCTCTGCAACAGCGGCGAGGAGGCCGGCCGCGAGGCGCGCCACCTCGATCATCTGCAGCAGCACCGCGTGCACGGCATCCTGATCACTCCGGTGAACGCGGCCGACGAACGGCTGAGCCGCCTCCAGGAGCAGGGCACCCCGGTGGTCCTCGTGGACCGCACCGCCGGGGCCTTCCACGGCTGTTCGGTCTTCGTGGACGACGTCCTCGGCGGCGAGCTCGCCGTGGCCCATCTGATCGAGCACGGCCACGAGCGGATCGCCTTCGTCGGCGGACCGGGCACGCTCAGCCAGGTGCGCCAACGCCGCGCCGGCGCACTGCGCGCGCTGGAGAACGCGGGCCTGCCGCCCGACCGCCTGATCGACCTGTCCACCAGCGCGCTCACCGTCGCCGAAGGCCGCGGCGCGGCCGAACGGCTGGCCGGGCTGCCGGCGCAGCGCCGGCCCACCGCCGCCTTCTGCGCGAACGACCTCGTCGCGCTCGGCCTGCTCCAGATGTGCGTCCGGCTCGGCATCGCGGTGCCCGACGACTGCGCCATCGTCGGGTACGACGACATCGACTTCGCCGCCGCGGCGACGGTTCCGCTGACCTCGGTACGCCAGCCGCGCCGGCTGCTCGGCTCCACCGCCGCCGAGCTGCTGCTCGACGAGGCGAACAACCCTCGGCATCAGCACCAGCAGGTGCAGTTCACCCCGGAACTGGTCGCCCGCGCGTCGACACTCGGTTATCCGGCGCGGTCACACATCGGCACGAACACACCCGCCGCCGTTATGTGA